Genomic segment of Capra hircus breed San Clemente unplaced genomic scaffold, ASM170441v1, whole genome shotgun sequence:
TCGGTTGCCCGGGTCTAGATGAGGGATGTGGTGACAAGACAGATGATAAACAGCATCAGAGCTGCCGGTGGACCAGAACAGGGGGtggggctcctccctccatgcccGGGTCTccctccatcaccacctcccagaggagAGGAGACCTGACCCATTGCCGCTCCCTGTCTCTACCACAGTCCCAAGCAAGCAGAAGGGCCAGAGCCCCACACTCACCAACAGACAGCCTGCCTGCTGCATCTCGGGACTGGGCGTTATCCTGtcagcttctcttcctgccaagGACCAGAATGGAAAGTGAATCTCCATTGGTCAGCCTGTTGTTGTGTGCATGGTCCAGAGCCCAGACCTCTTGGGGGACATAAGTGCCAGAAAAGGGCCTTGAGAAAGCAAGGCACTGACCCAGGAGTCACAAAACCCACAAACCTCTACAGCTTCTGGGGGGACACAGTGGGTTCTGCTTTCCCACCTACTCCTGTGCTGTGTCCCCCAGGTGGGCACAGACTCAGCACATCTGGGCTCTGCTGATGGCACCCAGACTCTGGTGTGATGGCTAAGGGGAACTGAGTACCCCTGCCTGACACCCCCCATGCCCAGTGCTGCAGAGTGAGGGTGTCTCAAACAGTAAGGACAGGGCCAGCGCTGCGACCAGCCTTAGGCCAGCTCTCAGCAGGCCAGTCTCCCTCCTACATTCAGCCTAGAGCCCTCAGGCAGTTGAGGGAGTCAGGGAAAACAGCATAGGGCAAACCGAGGACCACGTCCACCCTGGGCCTTGTTGTGGGGCGGAAGCAGTTACTGAGGGTCTGATGCTGCCGATGCTGGAGAAACCGATCACCTTGTGCCAGCACTCATCAGAGAGACCGAGGGAGAGAAGAGACAACCACTGAGTGGTGGGGAGGGCCCTCTTGCCGCACCTCCCTTCCCAGGGACAGGGCGCAGGGTGGGGGCTCAGACACTGAACAAAAAGCCCCGGGCCTGTGACTGCAAGCGGGACACTCTGAGTCTGGAGAACCCTCAGGGAGGAGACgagaagggagaaaatgaagtaaaatgaaaCCCATGTAAAATCTCTGTGCAGTGCTACTgaaccaccctcttctcctgcctcttcCCACCAGACTCGGCCAGGGGGAAGAGGGACCGTCAGCTGAGTTGGGGGCCAATGTGATCATGGTTTTGCAGAAccaggtgaggtgggaggggtttcctGGGGAACAAGATCAGAGACAAGCCAGGAGGAACAGGAGgattggggagagggaggagggagccagcacctcctccttcccttctagaACCTCACCGTTAAAGAAGCACCATACCACACATCCGACTAGGACAATGGTGATTCCAGATACAATTCCAATCACCAGCCTTGAAGTGcctgaggagggggagggagttcCTAGCTCTCCAGGAACTGGGGCCTCCCCATGGGCCAGGGTACCTGATTCCTGGTCCACACACTTGATGTTGCTCCAGGGGTTACAGTGC
This window contains:
- the LOC108635462 gene encoding tumor necrosis factor receptor superfamily member 10B-like, yielding MVTHCNPWSNIKCVDQESGTLAHGEAPVPGELGTPSPSSGTSRLVIGIVSGITIVLVGCVVWCFFNGREADRITPSPEMQQAGCLLEPAAPEGSQRRRWLLFQQMHS